A window from Telopea speciosissima isolate NSW1024214 ecotype Mountain lineage chromosome 8, Tspe_v1, whole genome shotgun sequence encodes these proteins:
- the LOC122672635 gene encoding uncharacterized protein LOC122672635 isoform X1, with protein MVRDPASECSCCGSEERWLLHNIRHHRGSLRRVCTSCVLKLHPGSFCPHCFEVYDGSLPLHERVMCLKCSSVSHLACVGLENARQNVCPSCLNPSSVFFDVGSSNAKSKVSNRESVPAGSLGVIDQKLAKVFLSAARIAASSMAKAAALARVEADRRVKEAALTRKRAKEALERVASLMAKEERKRKGLGVTPASALVMEQNKKAKGNSAVAATVAAQKPIQKNLRTEGKGKSGGIPTPFINGASTGRDKWVGVQSPNMVQGHPKKGVSVHDKNKHKGPSALVVARQQVQNPLAVSANEKSSNLLNSHNHVGVKEESNGVLPASPVAGQLQHANHQGKEEHRGKSDTGSQWPQPN; from the exons ATGGTGCGAGACCCAGCCTCTGAATGTAGTTGTTGTGGTTCGGAGGAACGTTGGCTCCTTCACAACATACGACATCATCGAGGAAGCCTCCGTCGTGTCTGCACCTCATGTGTATTGAAACTTCACCCTGGATCGTTTTGTCCTCATTGTTTCGAGGTTTACGATGGATCTCTACCTCTTCACGAGCGCGTTATGTGTTTGAAATGCTCCTCAGTTTCTCACTTGGCTTGCGTCGGGTTAGAGAATGCTCGTCAGAATGTTTGTCCAAGTTGTTTGAACCCTAGTTCTGTGTTTTTCGACGTGGGCTCGTCGAATGCGAAGAGTAAGGTTAGCAATAGGGAATCGGTGCCTGCTGGAAGTCTAGGTGTGATTGATCAGAAGTTGGCAAAAGTTTTCCTGTCTGCTGCTCGGATTGCTGCTAGTTCAATGGCAAAAGCAGCGGCTTTAGCTAGGGTTGAGGCAGATAGGAGAGTTAAAGAAGCTGCCTTAACGAGGAAGAGGGCCAAAGAAGCACTGGAACGAGTAGCTtctctcatggccaaagaggaGAGGAAGCGTAAGGGTTTGGGGGTTACTCCGGCTTCTGCGCTGGTGATGGAACAGAACAAGAAGGCCAAAGGAAATAGTGCAGT AGCCGCAACTGTAGCAGCACAGAAGCCGATTCAGAAAAATCTCAGGACAGAAGGGAAGGGCAAGTCTGGAGGGATTCCGACGCCTTTCATTAATGGTGCTTCGACCGGTAGAGATAAATGGGTTGGGGTTCAATCTCCAAATATGGTGCAAGGGCACCCCAAGAAAGGTGTTTCCGTCCATGACAAGAATAAACACAAAGGGCCTTCTGCTCTCGTTGTTGCACGTCAGCAAGTTCAAAACCCCCTTGCAGTGAGCGCAAATGAGAAATCTAGCAATTTACTTAATTCGCATAACCATGTTGGAGTAAAGGAGGAGAGTAATGGGGTATTACCTGCTTCTCCTGTTGCTGGACAGTTGCAGCATGCTAACCATCAGGGTAAGGAAGAGCATAGAGGAAAATCAGATACGGGATCCCAGTGGCCCCAGCCAAATTAA
- the LOC122672635 gene encoding uncharacterized protein LOC122672635 isoform X2 — protein sequence MVRDPASECSCCGSEERWLLHNIRHHRGSLRRVCTSCVLKLHPGSFCPHCFEVYDGSLPLHERVMCLKCSSVSHLACVGLENARQNVCPSCLNPSSVFFDVGSSNAKSKVSNRESVPAGSLGVIDQKLAKVFLSAARIAASSMAKAAALARVEADRRVKEAALTRKRAKEALERVASLMAKEERKRKGLGVTPASALVMEQNKKAKGNSGAAATVAAQKPIQKNLRTEGKGKSGGIPTPFINGASTGRDKWVGVQSPNMVQGHPKKGVSVHDKNKHKGPSALVVARQQVQNPLAVSANEKSSNLLNSHNHVGVKEESNGVLPASPVAGQLQHANHQGKEEHRGKSDTGSQWPQPN from the exons ATGGTGCGAGACCCAGCCTCTGAATGTAGTTGTTGTGGTTCGGAGGAACGTTGGCTCCTTCACAACATACGACATCATCGAGGAAGCCTCCGTCGTGTCTGCACCTCATGTGTATTGAAACTTCACCCTGGATCGTTTTGTCCTCATTGTTTCGAGGTTTACGATGGATCTCTACCTCTTCACGAGCGCGTTATGTGTTTGAAATGCTCCTCAGTTTCTCACTTGGCTTGCGTCGGGTTAGAGAATGCTCGTCAGAATGTTTGTCCAAGTTGTTTGAACCCTAGTTCTGTGTTTTTCGACGTGGGCTCGTCGAATGCGAAGAGTAAGGTTAGCAATAGGGAATCGGTGCCTGCTGGAAGTCTAGGTGTGATTGATCAGAAGTTGGCAAAAGTTTTCCTGTCTGCTGCTCGGATTGCTGCTAGTTCAATGGCAAAAGCAGCGGCTTTAGCTAGGGTTGAGGCAGATAGGAGAGTTAAAGAAGCTGCCTTAACGAGGAAGAGGGCCAAAGAAGCACTGGAACGAGTAGCTtctctcatggccaaagaggaGAGGAAGCGTAAGGGTTTGGGGGTTACTCCGGCTTCTGCGCTGGTGATGGAACAGAACAAGAAGGCCAAAGGAAATAGTG GTGCAGCCGCAACTGTAGCAGCACAGAAGCCGATTCAGAAAAATCTCAGGACAGAAGGGAAGGGCAAGTCTGGAGGGATTCCGACGCCTTTCATTAATGGTGCTTCGACCGGTAGAGATAAATGGGTTGGGGTTCAATCTCCAAATATGGTGCAAGGGCACCCCAAGAAAGGTGTTTCCGTCCATGACAAGAATAAACACAAAGGGCCTTCTGCTCTCGTTGTTGCACGTCAGCAAGTTCAAAACCCCCTTGCAGTGAGCGCAAATGAGAAATCTAGCAATTTACTTAATTCGCATAACCATGTTGGAGTAAAGGAGGAGAGTAATGGGGTATTACCTGCTTCTCCTGTTGCTGGACAGTTGCAGCATGCTAACCATCAGGGTAAGGAAGAGCATAGAGGAAAATCAGATACGGGATCCCAGTGGCCCCAGCCAAATTAA
- the LOC122672634 gene encoding pectinesterase-like: protein MMGKGKAIVAGVSLILVVGVVVGLVAGISKGGKSSEESTTTNVDNNLSSAMKAVKTICEPTDYKETCMRTLGSVANNGTANPKDFIQAAVTATMEEVKAAMKKADSLKKDAKNSTQKNALDDCDELLQYAVDELQEAISMVGDNDLKKVNERVADLTNWLSAVVSYQETCKDGVTNPELKSAVENGLINATQLTSNALAIVTEISNILGAFNIPPMDINPKSRRLLETESIQVDAQGYPTWFSAADRKLLAARGGAQLRPNAVVAKDGSGQFKTITAALAAYPKNHRGRYVIYVKAGIYDEYITVTKDQVNVFMYGDGPRKSVVTGNKSNRGGWSTFQSASFSAIGTGFICKGMGFRNTAGPEGHQAVALRVQSDFSAFYNCRMDAYQDTLYVQANRQFYRNCVVSGTVDFIFGDSTTLMQNCLIIARKPMDNQQNTVTAQGRAMEHESTGLVIHNCRIVPEQLLFPMRFKIPTYLGRPWKKYSRTVIMETTLADFIQPAGWMPWDTTGFALDTCYYAEYANRGPGSRTDRRVRWKGFHVITDRRIATQFTAGAFIQGGNWLKNTGAPFLLGFKR, encoded by the exons ATGATGGGCAAAGGCAAAGCAATAGTTGCCGGAGTTTCACTAATTCTGGTGGTGGGTGTAGTGGTGGGTCTTGTTGCCGGCATAAGCAAAGGCGGCAAGTCCAGTGAAGAATCAACAACAACTAATGTCGATAACAACTTGTCGTCAGCGATGAAGGCTGTTAAGACCATCTGTGAACCTACTGATTACAAGGAGACTTGCATGCGCACCCTTGGATCGGTTGCCAACAATGGAACTGCTAATCCCAAGGACTTCATCCAAGCTGCTGTTACCGCCACCATGGAAGAGGTGAAAGCTGCCATGAAAAAGGCAGACTCCTTGAAAAAGGATGCCAAAAACAGCACCCAAAAGAATGCCCTAGATGACTGTGATGAATTGCTTCAATACGCCGTCGATGAGCTCCAAGAAGCAATCTCGATGGTTGGCGATAACGATTTGAAGAAAGTGAACGAACGTGTAGCTGACCTCACCAACTGGTTGAGTGCTGTGGTCTCATATCAAGAGACATGTAAGGATGGAGTTACAAATCCGGAGCTGAAATCTGCCGTGGAAAATGGGCTTATAAATGCCACCCAACTGACAAGCAATGCCCTGGCCATCGTTACGGAGATCTCCAACATCCTTGGTGCCTTTAACATTCCTCCTATGGACATCAACCCAAAGTCAAGGAGACTCTTGGAGACAGAGTCTATCCAAGTTGATGCCCAAGGGTACCCCACCTGGTTCTCTGCAGCGGACCGTAAGCTTCTGGCCGCCCGTGGCGGTGCCCAGTTGAGACCCAACGCAGTTGTTGCCAAGGACGGGAGCGGCCAGTTCAAGACCATCACTGCAGCTCTGGCCGCCTACCCAAAGAATCACAGAGGCAGGTACGTTATCTACGTCAAGGCTGGGATCTATGACGAGTACATCACCGTCACCAAGGACCAGGTTAATGTCTTCATGTACGGAGATGGCCCCAGGAAGTCCGTCGTCACTGGAAACAAGAGCAACAGAGGAGGCTGGTCCACATTCCAGTCGGCCTCTTTCT CCGCAATAGGAACTGGATTTATATGCAAGGGCATGGGATTCAGGAACACAGCAGGTCCCGAAGGACACCAGGCCGTGGCTCTCCGTGTACAATCCGACTTTTCAGCATTCTACAACTGCAGGATGGACGCTTATCAAGATACCTTGTATGTACAAGCAAATCGTCAATTCTACCGTAACTGCGTCGTCTCCGGGACCGTGGATTTCATTTTTGGGGATTCAACGACGTTGATGCAGAACTGTTTGATCATTGCAAGGAAGCCGATGGACAACCAACAGAACACAGTGACTGCCCAGGGAAGGGCCATGGAACATGAGTCGACAGGTCTAGTGATCCACAATTGTCGCATCGTCCCTGAACAGTTGTTGTTCCCAATGAGGTTCAAGATCCCTACATACTTGGGTCGCCCATGGAAGAAATACTCAAGGACTGTGATCATGGAGACTACCTTGGCTGACTTCATTCAGCCAGCGGGATGGATGCCATGGGACACCACTGGCTTCGCACTAGACACTTGTTACTACGCCGAGTATGCCAACCGTGGACCTGGTTCCAGGACTGACAGGAGGGTCCGTTGGAAGGGTTTCCATGTTATCACTGATAGAAGAATTGCTACTCAGTTCACCGCCGGTGCTTTCATCCAAGGAGGTAACTGGTTGAAGAACACTGGTGCACCTTTCCTCCTTGGCTTCAAACGATga
- the LOC122672565 gene encoding uncharacterized protein LOC122672565, translating into MKLYPLLLKPPSTTTHKRITSNGSRFYPYFKDCVGAIDGSHIPAWVQVEKHCSFRDRHGCISQNILAACDFDKKFTYILAGWAGSASDSRILDNAIHRVGEGRLVVPEGKFYLVDAGFPNQKGFLRPFRNVRYHVKEWKNSNLGPQDKKELFNLRHASLRNCIECAFGLLKKRFKILKSQPEYPFKTQVKIVNACVLLHNLCLTVNSYEEEESFFEAEEEEESTSNSASIIVETDVKSEDDDNVVQGTGNVEWDQFREGMADNMWGSWMGGGVDDDDMYNDLNGFDDVNDSD; encoded by the coding sequence ATGAAATTGTACCCACTACTGCTCAAGCCTCCAAGTACAACAACGCATAAGCGAATCACAAGTAACGGTAGTAGATTCTATCCATACTTCAAGGACTGCGTTGGAGCCATAGATGGTTCACATATCCCAGCATGGGTTCAAGTAGAAAAACATTGTTCATTTCGTGATAGGCATGGATGTATATCCCAAAACATCCTAGCTGCATGCGATTTTGACAAGAAGTTTACATATATACTTGCTGGCTGGGCAGGATCTGCATCAGATTCTCGAATATTGGATAATGCCATACACAGAGTAGGAGAAGGAAGGTTAGTGGTACCTGAAGGCAAATTCTATCTTGTTGATGCTGGGTTTCCTAATCAGAAAGGATTCTTGAGACCATTCCGTAATGTTCGATATCATGTGAAAGAGTGGAAAAACTCTAATTTGGGGCCGCAAGATAAGAAGGAGTTGTTTAATTTACGACATGCCTCTTTGCGTAATTGCATTGAATGTGCGTTTGGTCTCTTGAAGAAAAGATTCAAGATATTGAAAAGTCAGCCTGAATATCCTTTTAAGACACAAGTCAAGATTGTGAATGCCTGTGTTCTTCTTCATAATTTGTGTTTGACTGTAAATAGTTATGAGGAAGAGGAGTCATTTTTCGAagctgaggaagaagaagaatctactTCCAACAGTGCTAGCATAATAGTAGAAACAGATGTGAAATCTGAGGATGATGACAATGTTGTTCAAGGTACTGGTAATGTGGAATGGGATCAATTCCGAGAAGGCATGGCTGACAACATGTGGGGCAGCTGGATGGGAGGcggtgtagatgatgatgatatgtATAATGATCTcaatggttttgatgatgtgAATGATTCAGATTGA